A DNA window from Aspergillus nidulans FGSC A4 chromosome V contains the following coding sequences:
- a CDS encoding uncharacterized protein (transcript_id=CADANIAT00002880): MSLILNPMAPSISLSDPAPPLQVSHAHSVTKHPKTTIDVNIVEITPSDRDISSSSSYSSEIQIDELENERARLRRHIGLDSAHPPQSQPLFFIERVPDTDTAPIPCSLPGCREGIAPGSQRLALNPGMSGVSWFRSSSDYYHIPCFERIADFNESAYLNRLVPLTRNTFRLRGLKLSSVSDGSYLLSGGAERLILEWKVRRGMDIDKRDGVFDPACYELDRGVHALMYEAGSRGYWPSGRPTGLDMYEYYTLARTVAVNESGDGDEEEWNLFEAFLGHGEIGSGCGRHDLSELLERWEQSKVSSLFPSDLCCAPVRATAGTLTTGRALCCRKTKRVEEYKTPSVRLPSEQSGDYRQFPRRRSAITGSGRRHLKLSCVALSGRFLWRLVPVLLCD; the protein is encoded by the exons ATGTCGCTAATTCTGAATCCAATGGCGCCAAGCATCTCTCTCTCTGACCCCGCACCACCACTACAAGTATCGCATGCTCACTCTGTCACGAAACACCCAAAAACCACAATCGACGTGAATATCGTCGAGATCACTCCATCAGACCGTGACatttcatcctcatcctcatatTCATCTGAAATACAGATAGATGAGCTAGAGAACGAACGcgcccgcctccgccgccacaTCGGCCTCGATTCTGCACACCCACCGCAGTCTCAacctctcttcttcatcgagcgAGTCCCGGACACGGACACAGCACCGATTCCATGTAGCCTTCCCGGGTGTAGGGAGGGAATTGCCCCGGGTTCACAGCGGTTGGCTCTGAACCCGGGCATGAGTGGGGTCAGTTGGTTTCGGTCCTCTTCCG ACTACTACCACATTCCCTGCTTTGAACGCATCGCCGATTTCAATGAGTCCGCCTACCTCAACCGTCTCGTCCCTCTCACCCGGAACACATTCAGGCTGCGCGGCTTAAAGCTCTCCTCGGTCTCTGACGGATCGTACCTCCTCTCCGGCGGCGCAGAGCGGCTAATACTGGAGTGGAAAGTTCGGCGCGGAATGGACATCGATAAGCGCGACGGGGTGTTCGATCCGGCCTGCTATGAGCTAGATCGCGGGGTCCATGCGTTAATGTACGAGGCGGGCTCGAGGGGGTACTGGCCCAGCGGTCGCCCGACAGGACTGGATATGTACGAGTATTACACATTGGCGAGGACGGTGGCTGTCAATGAGTCTGGAGacggggatgaggaggaatggaACCTCTTTGAGGCGTTTCTGGGACACGGAGAGATTGGGAGTGGGTGTGGGCGGCATGATCTGAGTGAGTTATTGGAGAGGTGGGAACAGAGCAAGGTTAGTTCGCTTTTCCCATCTGATCTATGCTGTGCTCCGGTGAGAGCGACTGCTGGGACGCTGACGACGGGTAGAGCCTTGTGTTGCAGGAAGACAAAACGGGTGGAAGAGTACAAAACACCCTCAGTCCGACTGCCATCAGAGCAATCAGGCGATTATCGACAATTCCCACGCCGCAGGTCGGCTATAACAGGATCTGGTCGTAGGCATCTGAAATTGAGTTGCGTTGCCCTGTCAGGTAGGTTTCTATGGAGACTGGTTCCGGTTTTACTCTGCGATTAG
- a CDS encoding uncharacterized protein (transcript_id=CADANIAT00002875) translates to MPVTELACLRLKNSLPLGHSDNTAVSIKLRAGVEEQAKYSNAKTSVLSQIEDPSYIYILGKWDSVAQHMEEWVLSQRNQEIMAGLSEGLELAWIQHVDLASGSVDERIPYSAPVVAIERYTVAAENIDGFGSAFAETKHHLKGFERGRDISGGWCVDGDGQFILFSGREAVEKHNSFAQSEGFKEFGRIRDYVEEVEIKYAQWEFTLG, encoded by the coding sequence ATGCCCGTTACAGAACTTGCTTGCCTCCGTCTCAAGAACAGTCTCCCCCTGGGCCACTCTGACAATACGGCcgtcagcatcaagcttCGCGCGGGGGTAGAAGAACAAGCCAAGTACTCCAATGCCAAAACTTCAGTCCTGTCCCAGATCGAGGACCCTAGCTACATCTACATTCTTGGAAAATGGGACTCGGTCGCTCAGCATATGGAGGAATGGGTCCTGTCCCAACGGAACCAGGAAATCATGGCTGGATTGAGCGAGGGTCTAGAGCTGGCGTGGATTCAGCATGTCGATCTTGCCAGTGGCTCTGTCGATGAGAGGATCCCATATTCGGCGCCGGTCGTTGCGATCGAACGTTATACTGTCGCAGCGGAAAACATAGATGGTTTTGGTTCGGCCTTCGCCGAGACCAAACACCATTTAAAGGGCTTTGAGCGGGGGAGAGATATATCGGGTGGATGGTGcgttgatggagatggtcagttcattctcttctcaggACGGGAGGCTGTGGAAAAGCATAATTCTTTTGCTCAGAGTGAGGGGTTCAAAGAGTTTGGCCGTATCAGAGACTAtgtcgaggaagttgagatAAAGTATGCGCAGTGGGAATTTACCCTGGGATAG
- a CDS encoding YbhB/YbcL family Raf kinase inhibitor-like protein (transcript_id=CADANIAT00002877) — protein MSLQAHAQALVTSLSQAALVPGSAPLIPDDFKPTTELNVTFGEKAVNLGNLFRVSEVKSAPTVSFVKEEQSPECQLYTLLLVDPDAPTPDDPKFAYWRHWLVSGLTASQSINAESAKTLTEYLGPGPKDGSRPHRYLFLLFREPEGLALSKEDVGGEEFVQRRSFQAAEWVQKHGLVLVGVNWMLGAGDGWTENSLPLLLGVAFLYLLSMFVITSITVPPYTSMTTVPVS, from the exons ATGTCCCTCCAAGCCCATGCGCAAGCCCTAGTCACCTCCCTCTCCCAGGCAGCCCTGGTGCCGGGCTCCGCGCCACTCATTCCAGACGACTTCAAGCCTACAACAGAGCTCAACGTCACTTTTGGCGAGAAAGCTGTGAACCTGGGGAACCTGTTCCGCGTTAGCGAGGTGAAGTCGGCACCGACGGTTTCGTTCGTGAAGGAG GAACAATCCCCCGAATGTCAATTGTACAcgctgctcctcgtcgatcCTGACGCCCCAACTCCCGACGACCCCAAGTTTGCCTACTGGCGGCACTGGCTCGTTTCCGGCTTGACTGCCTCACAGAGCATAAACGCAGAGTCTGCAAAGACGTTGACGGAGTATCTTGGGCCGGGACCAAAGGATGG TTCGCGCCCTCATCGatatctcttcctccttttccggGAACCGGAAGGGTTGGCATTGAGCAAGGAAGACGTTGGCGGTGAGGAGTTTGTTCAGAGACGGTCGTTCCAGGCGGCGGAGTGGGTACAGAAGCATGGGCTGGTGCTAGTTGGGGTGAATTGGATGTTGGGGGCTGGAGATGGGTGGACGGA GAAttcccttcctctgcttctaGGAGTAGCTTTTTTATAT CTTTTGTCCATGTTTGTTATTACGTCTATCACAGTGCCCCCCTACACATCCATGACAACTGTACCTGTATCTTAA
- a CDS encoding alcohol dehydrogenase family protein (transcript_id=CADANIAT00002879), with product MQAVVFKGPLKVALEQRPIPTIQDPTDAIVKVRYTALCGSELHVFRGHQPSGTDFIMGHEFTGEIASVGSSVSKFKPGDKVVSPFTVSCGDCFYCSHNTSSRCAKCQLYGSVVLDGAQADYVRVPLADSTLVSAPEKIDEKKLVMMADILPTGFFAAKNAFSGLDESIIKESTVILFGCGPVGIFALISALEYKPKHLIAIDSVPSRLELAKSLGAEPWNFATDSEGLKNRVKELTDGRGADVAIEVVGHSDALRMAFDMIRPWGKISSVGVHNGEIPWTGNEAYGKNLQLQMGRCPVRSIFEDALKLLEKKQDSIEFMVQDIRPLSQALQAYDDFNQMRSQKVIFEAGK from the exons ATGCAAGCCGTTGTCTTCAAGGGCCCTCTCAAGGTCGCGCTCGAGCAGCGCCCAATTCCTACAATTCAGGACCCGACCGATGCCATCGTTAAGGTTCGGTATACGGCGCTATGCGGGAG CGAACTCCACGTCTTCCGCGGCCACCAACCCTCCGGCACGGATTTCATCATGGGCCACGAGTTCACCGGCGAGATCGCCTCGGTCGGCTCGTCCGTCTCGAAATTCAAGCCCGGCGACAAGGTTGTCTCCCCCTTCACTGTCTCCTGCGGAGACTGCTTCTACTGCTCCCACAACACTTCCTCTCGGTGCGCCAAGTGCCAGCTCTACGGGTCGGTGGTCCTCGACGGCGCGCAGGCGGACTACGTCCGTGTCCCGCTGGCCGACAGCACGCTCGTCTCCGCGCCGGAGAAGATcgacgagaagaagctggttaTGATGGCGGATATCTTGCCAACGGGATTCTTCGCGGCTAAGAATGCATTCAGCGGGCTTGATGAGAGCATTATCAAGGAAAGCACAGTTATTCTCTTCGGTTGTGGACCGGTCGGGATCTTTGCGCTGATCAGCGCGCTCGAGTACAAGCCCAAGCACCTTATTGCAATCGACTCTGTTCCCTCGCGACTGGAGCTGGCAAAGAGCCTCGGTGCCGAGCCGTGGAACTTTGCCACCGACTCTGAGGGCCTCAAGAACCGGGTCAAGGAACTCACGGACGGCCGAGGCGCAGACGTTGCGATTGAAGTCGTCGGCCACAGTGATGCGCTGAGAATGGCGTTTGACATGATCCGCCCTTGGGGCAAGATCTCCAGCGTTGGCGTGCACAACGGGGAGATCCCTTGGACGGGTAACGAGGCGTATGGCAAGAatctgcagctccagatGGGAAGGTGTCCGGTTCGCAGCATCTTCGAGGATGCGTTGAAACTTTTGGAAAAGAAGCAGGATTCGATCGA GTTCATGGTGCAGGACATTCGCCCGCTCTCACAGGCGTTGCAGGCGTACGACGACTTCAACCAGATGAGGTCGCAGAAGGTTATTTTCGAGGCGGGGAAATAG
- a CDS encoding putative isoamyl alcohol oxidase (transcript_id=CADANIAT00002878), producing the protein MRMIFLELPFLVLLAAAGSALAAPRNGDCKLTPHDAAWPSDEEWSALNATINGTLIRTTPAASSCYPGNPFNAPTNCTEVMAHWSYAAYHAAWPESIDYSIFTNHSCLPPGVDGNEAQIMIAMKWADDRNIRVVIKGTGHDLNGRSTGAYALSIWTHNLSHFRHDPAWRIPGTNSTADVVVLGSGNNWGSAYTAVHSINRALVGGEDATVGLGGLVQNGGHGLLSSTHGLASDNLYQVTVITPDGRRLVANDVQNKDLFWAVRGAGGGQFGVATEFVLATHPVPENVVSGGLTFYAVQGAGLNASDASLDALVETARSIPDLMDSGLTGTVMALTGTRATSLLGLSINEYLPGIAGVINLTKFNSTIASMNMTLNELASRLSRASGDRVTIALQTISSQSYWSSTKPNSSASQSAGASSMISSRLLGRRELVDTPSDQVRHYLRQILTPPTGSSGSMALFGLQGGPATSKTSILRRGSVHPAWRRAYAHLMTYGAPVNDSADAKAALETGAVWYEGHIEPVWRKWTGEEGGSYANEGNVFSSTWKEDFYGPRDSGIYEKLLGIKKTYDPKGSLFVWGGVGSDEWEYDLHTGLLCQA; encoded by the exons ATGCGCATGATCTTTCTCGAACTTCccttcctcgttctcctaGCAGCTGCGGGCAGTGCACTCGCGGCACCACGCAACGGCGACTGCAAACTGACCCCCCACGATGCTGCCTGGCCATCTGATGAAGAATGGAGCGCCCTAAATGCGACGATCAACGGCACGCTGATTAGGACTACCCCTGCTGCATCCTCCTGCTACCCTGGGAACCCGTTCAACGCCCCTACAAACTGTACCGAGGTAATGGCCCACTGGTCCTATGCGGCGTACCACGCCGCCTGGCCAGAGAGCATCGATTACTCGATTTTCACAAACCATTCATGTCTTCCGCCTGGTGTGGATGG GAATGAAGCGCAGATTATGATTGCCATGAAGTGGGCAGACGATAGGAACATCAGGGTCGTTATTAAGGGAACAGGCCATGATTTGAATGGAAG GTCAACCGGCGCATACGCCCTGTCCATCTGGACACACAACCTTAGCCATTTCCGCCACGATCCTGCCTGGCGTATCCCGGGCACAAACAGCACGGCTGATGTAGTTGTTCTCGGCAGCGGGAACAACTGGGGCTCTGCATACACGGCCGTCCACAGTATCAACCGGGCACTTGTAGGAGGCGAAGACGCAACCGTTGGACTGGGCGGTCTTGTACAGAACGGCGGCCATGGATTGTTATCAAGTACGCACGGACTTGCATCAGATAATCTATACCAAGTCACCGTTATCACCCCTGATGGGCGCCGTCTCGTCGCCAACGATGTGCAGAACAAAGATTTATTCTGGGCTGTTcgtggtgctggaggcggcCAGTTTGGGGTTGCCACTGAGTTTGTGCTTGCGACGCATCCTGTTCCGGAGAATGTGGTTTCTGGAGGTCTTACATTTTATGCAGTACAAGGAGCCGGGTTGAATGCAAGCGATGCGTCCTTGGATGCCCTCGTTGAGACGGCGAGGTCGATCCCGGACCTCATGGACTCAGGTCTGACGGGAACAGTGATGGCTCTGACGGGCACACGCGCAACTTCCCTTCTCGGCCTCAGCATCAATGAGTATCTACCTGGAATTGCAGGAGTCATAAACCTGACGAAGTTCAACTCCACAATTGCGTCTATGAACATGACTCTCAACGAGCTGGCATCCCGACTGTCTAGAGCCTCTGGAGATAGAGTCACCATCGCCCTTCAAACCATATCCTCACAGTCCTACTGGTCTTCTACAAAGCCAAATTCCTCGGCCAGCCAATCCGCCGGCGCAAGCAGCATGATAAGCAGCCGTCTACTTGGCCGCCGTGAGCTGGTCGACACCCCAAGCGATCAGGTCCGTCACTACCTGCGCCAGATACTCACCCCTCCTACCGGTAGTTCTGGCTCAATGGCCCTCTTTGGCCTACAAGGCGGGCCCGCCACATCCAAGACCTCGATCCTCCGCCGCGGGAGTGTCCATCCTGCTTGGCGACGCGCGTACGCGCATCTCATGACCTACGGCGCACCGGTCAATGACTCTGCTGATGCGAAGGCGGCGCTGGAGACAGGCGCAGTTTGGTACGAGGGGCATATCGAACCAGTATGGAGGAAGTGGACCGGTGAAGAGGGTGGGAGCTATGCAAACGAGGGTAATGTGTTTAGCAGCACGTGGAAGGAGGACTTTTACGGTCCGAGGGACTCAGGGATCTACGAAAAGTTGCTTGGGATCAAGAAGACGTACGATCCGAAAGGAAGCTTGTTCGTCTGGGGCGGCGTTGGGAGCGATGAGTGGGAGTATGATCTGCATACTGGACTGCTTTGTCAAGCTTGA
- a CDS encoding SDR family NAD(P)-dependent oxidoreductase (transcript_id=CADANIAT00002876) — MSDLPGFPNYFNLTGKVALVTGGSRGIGLHIATTFLRAGAKTVIITARKAPGVEQAVAQLNALPGIQGKAIGIPGSAAETDEIQALVDKVKGIEPKLDILVANAGATWGGPFETSPDWASKKVVDLNVRGVFNLVRLFLPLLEAAGSHSSPARVVIVSSVAGSVVSHGGDNGTIMYSISKAAATHLARNLAVELGPRNITANSLSPGFFPSKLANGLIEILGGEKELKKANPRQRLGVPDDIGAAILFLVGPGANYVNGVDLKLDGGANLARGGMAQAKL, encoded by the exons ATGTCTGACCTCCCAGGATTTCCAAACTACTTCAATCTCACCGGCAAAGTCGCCCTGGTGACTGGAG GATCCCGCGGTATCGGCCTGCATATAGCAACGACGTTTCTGAGAGCCGGCGCGAAAACCGTTATTATAACAGCGCGCAAAGCACCCGGCGTCGAGCAGGCGGTCGCTCAGCTCAATGCTCTGCCCGGAATCCAGGGCAAGGCGATTGGCATCCCGGGAAGCGCCGCCGAGACCGATGAAATCCAGGCCTTGGTCGACAAGGTAAAAGGAATCGAGCCAAAGCTCGACATCCTGGTCGCCAATGCCGGGGCGACATGGGGCGGTCCGTTCGAGACGTCCCCGGACTGGGCGAGCAAGAAGGTCGTCGACCTGAATGTCCGCGGCGTCTTCAACCTCGTGCGCTT ATTCCTCCCCCTCCTTGAAGCGGCCGGGTCGCACTCGTCTCCCGCTCGCGTTGTCATCGTCAGCTCTGTCGCCGGCTCCGTCGTTTCCCATGGCGGCGACAACGGGACCATCATGTACTCCATTTCCAAAGCAGCGGCGACCCATCTGGCCCGCAACCTCGCTGTTGAGCTCGGTCCAAGAAATATTACGGCGAACAGTCTCTCGCCCGGCTTCTTTCCGTCGAAGCTGGCGAACGGGTTGATCGAGATTCTGGGTGGTgagaaggagctcaagaaggcGAACCCACGACAGCGATTGGGTGTGCCAGATGATATCGGCGCGGCGATCCTGTTCTTGGTTGGACCCGGGGCGAATTATGT GAACGGGGTTGATCTGAAGCTGGACGGGGGGGCAAATCTGGCGAGAGGGGGCATGGCTCAGGCAAAGCTCTAA